Within Flagellimonas maritima, the genomic segment ACTTTTCAAGAAAAGAAGCGCCCATATATCATTCTAAAATGGGCCGAAACACGGGATGGCTTTATAGCTCCGGAAGAAAAACTTCGAAAAAAATCGCCAAAACCTTTTTGGATTTCCAATATCTATTCCAAACAATTGGTGCATAAATGGCGTAGCGAAGAACAGGCAATTTTAGTTGGAACGACCACGGTCTTGGCCGATAATCCTAAGTTAACGGTACGAAATTGGACCGGAAAAAATCCTTTACGCATCGTTTTGGACAAGAATCTGAAAATCCCTTTAGACTACCATGTGTTTGATGGAAATGTAAAAACCATAATTTTCACTGAGATCAATGACGCTTCAAAATATAAAGAAAGTATTTCCTATGAGTTGATTGATTTCTCGGAAGCCATTGCAAGCCAGATATGTGCTGTGCTTATTAAACACAGTATCACAAGTGTAATTATTGAAGGTGGCTCCAAAACAATTCAAACTTTTATCGATGAAGGTTTATGGGACGAAGCACGTATTTTTAAAGGGAACATTAGCTTTGCAGGCGGAACGAAAGCCCCCATTATCCCTGGCCGTCTTTTAAGAACAACATCTGTTTTGTCAGATACTTTATCAACCTTTATAAATGATTAAAATCATAATTCTGGATTTTGGTGATATTTTCATTGATTTGGATAAATCTGCAACAGCAAGGTTTATGGGACGCTTTGGATTTAAAAAGCTAACTCCGGATTTGGATGAATTGTTCAAAAATTATGAAAAAGGCCATATGAGCTCCAGAAGCTTTTTAGAAAAAGTTTCCGGCCATTTTCCAATGGCAAACGAGTTGGATTTGGTTACTGCTTGGAACTCCATTTTATTAAATTTTCCAGATGAAAGATTGAAATTTATTGAAACACTTGCAAAAGAAGAAAAGTATCGTTTATTTCTTTTGAGCAATACCAATGATATACATATTGAGTTTGTGAAAAGACAAATGGGTCTTGAGAATTTCAATCGATTTAAGAATGCCTTTGAAGCTTTCTACCTCTCTTATGAAATGGGAATGCGAAAACCAGATACGGAAATCTTTGAGTTTGTATTGAAAGAAAACAATTTAAAAGCGGAAGAAACCCTGTTTGTGGACGATACCAAAGAAAATACTGATGCCGCTTCGCATTTGGGAATAAAAACATGGAATCTTAAGGTAGGTCAAGAGGATATTACCCAGTTAAAAGCTAAACTGTAATGTTAAACCTTGCGCTAAGTATCCTTTGCTCTAGTTTGATCTTTGTCATTTTCAAACTTTTCGATGTATACAAAATACAAACACTATATGCGATTATTACCAATTATGTGGTTGCTTTCATAGTAGGGTTGGTTTTGTATGAAGGAACGGTAGATTTCAATGAGATTATAAGTAAATCGTGGTTTTTTGGCACATTGGCTCTAGGGGTATTCTTTATTCTCATTTTTAATTTAATGGCGAAGACTTCACAAATAGCAGGTGTTTCCGTAGCATCCGTGGCAACTAAAATGTCTTTGATCATGCCAGTGGTATTCGGGGTATTTCTTTATAAGGAAACGCTATCCTTTCTACAAGTTGTTGGAATTGTACTTGCACTGGTAGCTGTATATTTTGCTTCAATGAAGGAAAAATCGGTTACCATCCCCAAAAAGGCCTTGTTGTTGCCACTTTTGGTCTTTTTAGGTTCTGGTATCATCGATATCAGTATGAAATATTTTCAGGAACATCATTTACAACCTCGGGAAGTAGCCATATTTTCTTCGATGATATTCGGTTTTGCGGCATTGACCGGATTTATTTTCATTGGAGCCAAGGCTATCAAGACTTCGTTGAAATTGAATCTTAAAAATATTGTTGGGGGCATAGTATTGGGTGTTCCCAATTATTTTTCAATTTTTTTCTTGATACGTGCGTTACAGAATGAACACATCAGCAGTTCGGCAATATTTACTATAAATAATGTAGCGATCGTAATGTTGTCGACCCTGCTCGGCATCACCATATTCAAAGAGAGGATGAGCCTTAAAAATTGGGGAGGTATTGCTTTGGCCGTAATCAGTATTGTTTTGGTAGCGCTATTCTGATGGAGAACAATGATACCTATAAAACAATTGCAAAAGCTTCTTCCGAAATTTTATATAAGGACAGAAAAAGTAAGTTCTTAGGGTACACTTTTCCCATAGCATCCGAAATGGATGCCAAACAGTTTATTGAAACTTTACGAAAGAAGCACCACACTGCAAACCATGTTTGCTTTGCCTGGCAATTGGGTGAAAACATACATACTTACCGAGCCAATGATGACGGTGAACCGAACAATTCTGCAGGAATGCCCATTTATGGGCAAATCCAATCTTTTGGCGTTACCAATATTCTGGTAGCTGTTGTCCGCTATTTTGGCGGTACAAAGCTGGGAGTTGGAGGTCTCATTCAAGCTTACCGGGCAACAGCCCAAATGGCCTTGGAAAATTCAACTATTGTAGAAAAAATTATTGAATCCCTTTTTGAGCTGCATTTTGACTATCCACAAATGGATAGAGTAATGCGCGTAATCAAACAAAAAGGAATTTCTATCGTATTACAGAAAATGGAATTGGATTGCTCAATATTGATTTCAGTAAGAAAGAGTGAAGCTGACCGTACCAAACGTCTTTTCGACGAAATGCAACGTGTTTCCATTCAAGAAAAAAACTAGAAATTTATCTTTTCGAAAATGTAATCCGGACATTTCAAAGGTCTGTTCGTGTGCTTATCCATAAAAGCCAAAACAGTGTTTGCTTCAGCCAATAGTTCCTTAGTTTCGTTATAGATTTTATAGTCGAACTCAATCTTTACCAAAGGTTGTTTTTTAAGCGTTGTCTCTACTGTAATCAAATCATCATAAAGAGCGGATTTTTTGTAATCAATATGCAAAGAAATCACCGGTAGCATTATTCCATTTTCTTCCATGCTCTTATAAGTAACCCCCAAAGCCCTTAACCACTCTACCCTGCCCATTTCCAAATATTGTGCATAGTTACCATGATATACTATGCCCATTTGGTCGGTTTCCCCATAACGGACTCTAAAAGAAAATGAATTTTGTCTCATATATTAAATGAAAAATGAT encodes:
- the ribD gene encoding bifunctional diaminohydroxyphosphoribosylaminopyrimidine deaminase/5-amino-6-(5-phosphoribosylamino)uracil reductase RibD, which gives rise to MNIHEKYMLRCIELGKKGLGSTAPNPMVGCVIVCNNKIIGEGYTSPYGGAHAEVNAINAVKDKRLLSKATLYVTLEPCSHFGKTPPCSDLIIKCGIPEVIVGLQDPHDKVAGAGLAKLEEAGCKTQVGILENECKKHHVRFLTFQEKKRPYIILKWAETRDGFIAPEEKLRKKSPKPFWISNIYSKQLVHKWRSEEQAILVGTTTVLADNPKLTVRNWTGKNPLRIVLDKNLKIPLDYHVFDGNVKTIIFTEINDASKYKESISYELIDFSEAIASQICAVLIKHSITSVIIEGGSKTIQTFIDEGLWDEARIFKGNISFAGGTKAPIIPGRLLRTTSVLSDTLSTFIND
- a CDS encoding IMPACT family protein; this encodes MENNDTYKTIAKASSEILYKDRKSKFLGYTFPIASEMDAKQFIETLRKKHHTANHVCFAWQLGENIHTYRANDDGEPNNSAGMPIYGQIQSFGVTNILVAVVRYFGGTKLGVGGLIQAYRATAQMALENSTIVEKIIESLFELHFDYPQMDRVMRVIKQKGISIVLQKMELDCSILISVRKSEADRTKRLFDEMQRVSIQEKN
- a CDS encoding HAD family hydrolase — protein: MIKIIILDFGDIFIDLDKSATARFMGRFGFKKLTPDLDELFKNYEKGHMSSRSFLEKVSGHFPMANELDLVTAWNSILLNFPDERLKFIETLAKEEKYRLFLLSNTNDIHIEFVKRQMGLENFNRFKNAFEAFYLSYEMGMRKPDTEIFEFVLKENNLKAEETLFVDDTKENTDAASHLGIKTWNLKVGQEDITQLKAKL
- a CDS encoding EamA family transporter, with product MLNLALSILCSSLIFVIFKLFDVYKIQTLYAIITNYVVAFIVGLVLYEGTVDFNEIISKSWFFGTLALGVFFILIFNLMAKTSQIAGVSVASVATKMSLIMPVVFGVFLYKETLSFLQVVGIVLALVAVYFASMKEKSVTIPKKALLLPLLVFLGSGIIDISMKYFQEHHLQPREVAIFSSMIFGFAALTGFIFIGAKAIKTSLKLNLKNIVGGIVLGVPNYFSIFFLIRALQNEHISSSAIFTINNVAIVMLSTLLGITIFKERMSLKNWGGIALAVISIVLVALF
- a CDS encoding acyl-CoA thioesterase, with protein sequence MRQNSFSFRVRYGETDQMGIVYHGNYAQYLEMGRVEWLRALGVTYKSMEENGIMLPVISLHIDYKKSALYDDLITVETTLKKQPLVKIEFDYKIYNETKELLAEANTVLAFMDKHTNRPLKCPDYIFEKINF